The region TGTCGATCAGCGTCATCCACGGGCCTGCCGGGCTGGATGTGGCCGTTACCGGCGGCAAGCCGATGATTCCGGACCTGCTGCAGGCACTGGCCGCGCTGGCCGAAGAAGGCGATCTGGCCCGGCTCGATTGGGACGGCGAGGCGATCACCCGCCGCCCGCCGGCGCTTCCGCTCGGCAGGGCGCTGGTGGTGCCGCCCGCCGGGGCTTTCCTGCAGGCCACCGTTGAGGGCGAGGCGGCGCTGCGTCGGGCGGTGCTGGAGATGACAACCGGGGCGCGAAAGATCGTCGATCTTTATGCCGGGATCGGCACCTTCACCTTGCCGCTGCTGGAACGCGCCGAGGTTCACGCGGTCGAGGGTTTGGCCGCGCCGCTCGATTCGCTGATGGCCGGCTGGCGGCGTACCAGCGGGTTGCAGCGGCTGACCGTGGCGACTCGCGACCTCGCCCGGAACCCGCTTCTGGCCGAGGAACTCACACCCTTTGACGCGATCGTGATCGATCCGCCGCGTGCCGGGGCGGTGGAACAGGCACGCCAGATCGCGGAGTCGCGGGTGGATCGGGTCGCCTTCGTCGCCTGCGATCCGGTGAATTTCGCCCGGGACGCCCGGATTCTGACCGAAAGCGGCTTCGATCTGGTCCGACTGTTGCTGATAGATCAATTCCGCTGGTCGCCACATGTCGAAACGGTCGCGGAATTCCGCCGACGCTAGCGCGGTGACCGGCCATATGGTATTTCAAACATAATCAACAACGCGAAAACAGCGACTAAAGGGCAGTGATGATTCTGACGAGGCGTTCAGCGATGGCGCTGGCGGGGGTTGCGGGTTTGGCAGCCTGCGGCGGCTCCAAAACCAGCAAGTTCAAATCCTATAGTGGCCCCCCGGTCACCCAGGTCGTTATCAACAAGGACAACCGTCGGATGTTCCTGTTGAGCGGGCAGAAGGTGGTGCGGTCCTATGACGTGGGTCTTGGCAACCAGCCGGTCGGGCACAAGATGTTCGAGGGCGATGGCAAGACCCCCGAGGGCATGTATTTCATCGACCGGTTCAACCCGCGCAGTTCCTATCACCTCTCGGTCGGGATCTCCTATCCCGATCCCGAGGATGTGGCGCGCGCGCTGATGTATGGCCGCCAGCCGGGCGGCGACATCTTCATCCACGGCCGCGGCCGCGAGGGCAATGCCCTGGCGCCCAAGCGCAAGGACTGGACGGCGGGCTGCATCGCGGTGACCGATACCGAGATCGAGGAAGTCTATGCCATGCTGCAAACCGGCGTGCCGGTGGTGATCTATCCCTGATCGATCCGCCGCCCGTGGGGACGGGTGGCGTGCAGGGACAACACGACGATCAGGGAAGACAGGCGTCGCCCGCTTCGCGTGGCGGCGCCTTCGTGCATCCGGCGGTCAGCCCGGCAGGACGCCCAGACCCCGCAGATAGATCAGCACCCCGCTTTCCAGCATGTCCGCCGGAGCGATGGGCGTGCGTCCGCCGGGTTTGCCGCGCGAGAACAACTCGACCACGCCATGGCTCAGCGCCCAGATGTGATTGGCGACCATGCGCGCGGGCGGGCGCCGGTCCGGCGGCATCTCGGCAAACAGGTTCTCGGCAGCACGGACCAGCATCCCGAAAGCCCGGTCCGAGGCGCGCGCCAGTTCGGCATTGCCGGTGATCGAGATACCCGATTCGAACATCGCCATGTAGAAGCCGGGCCGCTCGCGGGCGAAATCCAGGTAGGCCTGTCCCATGCGCAGGAAGGCCGTCATCGGGTTGGGCCGACCGTCATCGAAGGCCGCCTCGAGCCGGTCGGCAAATTCCAGAAAGCCCTGTCGGGCGACCTCTTCCAGCAGGTCGTCGCGACCCTTGAAATGGCGATAGGGCGCGGCGGGCGAGACACCGGCGCGGCGGGCGGCCTCGGTCAGGGTGAAAGATTGCGGGCCGGATTCCTCGACCAGCGCGGCAGTGGCATCGACCAGCGCCTGACGCAGGTTGCCATGGTGATAGGATTTACGGTCGGCCACGCGGTGGCCCTACATGCCTTCGCCGAAACAGTCGGCGATCAGCGCCTGCAGCGCGTCGGCAAGCAGGGCGGCCTCGGCCCCCGATGTGGTGACGCTGATGGTCTTGCCGCGCTCGGCGGTCAGCATCAAGAGGCCCATGATCGAATCGCCCGAGACGGTCATGCCGTCCAACGTCACCTGCGCCTGCGCGTCATGACGCTCGACACATTCGACGAACTTGGCGCTGGCACGGGCGTGCAACCCCTTGACGTTGATGATCGTCAGGTCGCGGGTAATCGGCGCCGAACTCATCCGGCCGCCCGGTTGCCGCGTTCGCACATCTGTTCGGGAACGGTATAGGAATTGATGTATTTCCGCCCCGCATCCTTGGCGATGCTGACCGCCTCGCGCACGGGCAGATTGCGGGACTTGGCCAGCTTGACCAGCATGGGCAGGTTGGCGCCGTAAAGGATGGTACGGTCGCGCAGCGCGCAGGCCGGCATCGACAGGTTCGAGGGTGAGCCGCCGAAAATGTCGGTCACCACCACCACGCCCTGCCCCTGATCAACCGATTGAGCAGCCGCCATGATCTCGGCCTGTTTGGCGGCGCGGTCATGATCGTCCTCGATCGCCACAGCCACGATACCCTTTTGCGGCCCCACCACATGTTCGACGGCAGCGAGATATTCCCGCGCCAGTCCACCATGAGCCACGATGACGATTCCGATCAATCCGACCTACCAGTGCAATCGATCCGGGTCATGCCGTGCCCTGCCCGGCCGAGGCCGAATCGTTTGCAGGTGCCGGCGCCGAACCACGGCGTTCAAGTTCCCTGTGCCTTTTTGACACCCGCCACCCGGCATCTGCAAGCGCGTCTGCCATTTTTTCAGCCAATGTGACGGAACGGTGTTGCCCTCCGGTACACCCGAATCCGATGGCAAGGTGGGTTTTCCCCTCTTGCAGGTGTGCCGGAAGGGTAAATTCAACCAGAGCGCGAATCCGGTCGAAGAATTCGGTATAGCGCGGATCGGCCATCACAAAGGCCTGCACCGCCGAGTCGCGGCCGTCCTGCGCACGCAACTCGGGCTGCCAATGCGGGTTCGCCAGGAAACGGCAGTCGAACATCACGTCGACCCCGCGCGGCACGCCCCGCTTGTACGAAAAGGACTGCACCGAAACGGTCAGCCCTGCCGTCTCGGCCGAGCCGAACCAGCGGTTCAGTTCTTCCTTGAGGTCGTGGGGCGACATCTCGCTGGTGTCGAGCAGCACATCGGCGCGCACCCGGATCGGCGCCAGCAGGTCGATCTCGACCGCAACGCCGTCCAGCGGCGCGCCATCGACCGACAGCGGATGGCGGCGTCGGGTCTCGTTGAAGCGGCGGACCAGCGTGGCGGGCGCGCAGTCAAGATAGAGGATCTCGGGCGCATAGGCCGGGTTGCGGGTCAGCGCATCGATCAGTTCGATGACATTCGAGGCCGAGAAATCGCGGTTGCGCACATCCAGTCCGAGGGCCAGCGGCACGGGTCGCGCCGGGCCGTCCAGCAGACGCGGGATCAGCGTGAGCGGCAGGTTATCGATGGCCTCGAAGCCCAGATCTTCCAGCACGTTGATCGCGGTCGACCGGCCGGCGCCTGAAGGTCCGGTGACAAGCACCAGCCGC is a window of Paracoccus zhejiangensis DNA encoding:
- a CDS encoding HPr family phosphocarrier protein, yielding MSSAPITRDLTIINVKGLHARASAKFVECVERHDAQAQVTLDGMTVSGDSIMGLLMLTAERGKTISVTTSGAEAALLADALQALIADCFGEGM
- a CDS encoding TetR/AcrR family transcriptional regulator, encoding MADRKSYHHGNLRQALVDATAALVEESGPQSFTLTEAARRAGVSPAAPYRHFKGRDDLLEEVARQGFLEFADRLEAAFDDGRPNPMTAFLRMGQAYLDFARERPGFYMAMFESGISITGNAELARASDRAFGMLVRAAENLFAEMPPDRRPPARMVANHIWALSHGVVELFSRGKPGGRTPIAPADMLESGVLIYLRGLGVLPG
- a CDS encoding PTS sugar transporter subunit IIA; protein product: MIGIVIVAHGGLAREYLAAVEHVVGPQKGIVAVAIEDDHDRAAKQAEIMAAAQSVDQGQGVVVVTDIFGGSPSNLSMPACALRDRTILYGANLPMLVKLAKSRNLPVREAVSIAKDAGRKYINSYTVPEQMCERGNRAAG
- a CDS encoding L,D-transpeptidase family protein, whose protein sequence is MILTRRSAMALAGVAGLAACGGSKTSKFKSYSGPPVTQVVINKDNRRMFLLSGQKVVRSYDVGLGNQPVGHKMFEGDGKTPEGMYFIDRFNPRSSYHLSVGISYPDPEDVARALMYGRQPGGDIFIHGRGREGNALAPKRKDWTAGCIAVTDTEIEEVYAMLQTGVPVVIYP
- a CDS encoding class I SAM-dependent RNA methyltransferase, with protein sequence MSRWTVERLGRRGDGVALGPVGRALAPLTLPGEEIEGEALEGRIAAPRILTPSPDRVRPVCGHYRACGGCSLMHASDEFTSGWKRQVVETALSAQGITAEVEAVLTSPPRSRRRAVFSGRRTKKGALLGFHARASDVIADITDCRVIRPEIQAALPLLRRIVIAGASRSAELSISVIHGPAGLDVAVTGGKPMIPDLLQALAALAEEGDLARLDWDGEAITRRPPALPLGRALVVPPAGAFLQATVEGEAALRRAVLEMTTGARKIVDLYAGIGTFTLPLLERAEVHAVEGLAAPLDSLMAGWRRTSGLQRLTVATRDLARNPLLAEELTPFDAIVIDPPRAGAVEQARQIAESRVDRVAFVACDPVNFARDARILTESGFDLVRLLLIDQFRWSPHVETVAEFRRR
- the rapZ gene encoding RNase adapter RapZ; the encoded protein is MIRPAVGTPRDEGVQRLVLVTGPSGAGRSTAINVLEDLGFEAIDNLPLTLIPRLLDGPARPVPLALGLDVRNRDFSASNVIELIDALTRNPAYAPEILYLDCAPATLVRRFNETRRRHPLSVDGAPLDGVAVEIDLLAPIRVRADVLLDTSEMSPHDLKEELNRWFGSAETAGLTVSVQSFSYKRGVPRGVDVMFDCRFLANPHWQPELRAQDGRDSAVQAFVMADPRYTEFFDRIRALVEFTLPAHLQEGKTHLAIGFGCTGGQHRSVTLAEKMADALADAGWRVSKRHRELERRGSAPAPANDSASAGQGTA